DNA sequence from the Candidatus Sulfuricurvum sp. RIFRC-1 genome:
AAGTGAAAGCGGCACCTCTTGTTTTGCGTCCTCCGGGGGCATTGGATGAAGCGGAATTTATGCAAAAGTGTATCAAATGCGGTTTGTGTGTGGAAGCGTGTCCTTACGACACCCTGATCCTTGCACGTCCGGGAGATAATCTCCCGACTGGAACCCCTTATTTTACACCAAGAGCTGTCCCGTGTTATATGTGTACCGATATTCCGTGTGTTCCGGTGTGTCCAAGCGGTGCGCTTAATGAACCCTCAGTAACCAGCTATGTAAAAAACAAAGCGGTTTTGGAGATCAACAAAGCGCGCATGGGCTTGGCGGTGGTCGATGAGAATTCGTGCATCGCGACATGGGGAATTCAGTGTGATGCATGCTATCGAGCCTGTCCTCTTTTAGGTGAAGCGATTACCATCGAACACTCTAAAAATGATCGTACCGGCAAGCATGCATTTTTAAAACCTGTCGTTCATGCGGATCACTGTACGGGATGCGGGCTGTGCGAACATGCCTGTGTTACCGAGATCGCCGCGATCCATATTCTTCCCAGAGCTTTGGCTATGGGTAAAGTGGGAGACCACTATATCAAAGGGTGGGACAAAGCCGATGAAAAACGGCTAGAGGGAGCTTCCAATGAAGTGACCAAAACGAAAATCAGTGAAAAGAGCGCTCTCGATTCACTGAATGATGAAGGAGAGCTGTAATGAAAAACTATCGCTATCTACTCCTTCGTCGTTTAACGCAAATCTCGCTGTTGGTTCTTTACGTAGGAGCCAATGTGTGGGGATGGAAATTCCTTCAAGGCAATCTCAGCAGTTCCTCCGTGTTGGGAACACTCCCGCTGAGTGATCCTTATGCGGTGATGCAAATCGCCGTTACGGGGGCAAGCATAGGGATGGACATCTTGCTGGGTGCGCTGATTATAACGATCTTTTACGGAATCATCGGCGGACGCGCTTTTTGCAGCTGGGTTTGTCCTATCAATATTATTAGCGACAGTGCCGCATGGCTGCGTCGAGCATTAAAGTTTTCCGAAGTGCAAAAACGGTTTTATATGAGCCGATCGCTGCGCTATTGGATTTTGGCTCTGAGTTTAATCCTCTCTGCCCTTATGGGTGTAGCGGTATTTGAACTTATCAGTCCTATTTCGATGGCCCATCGTGGTCTTATCTTCGGTATGGGGATGGGCGGCGGTGCACTGATCGTAATCTTTTTATTTGATTTGCTGGTGCATGAAAACGGATGGTGCGGATACGTCTGCCCTCTGGGAGCAGTTCATTCATTAATCGGGAATTTTTCTCTGATTCGTGTGTGGCATGATGCGTCAAAATGTACTGACTGTCGCAGCTGTGTTACCGTATGCCCTGAAAAAGAGGTGCTTCATATGATTAATCACAGCAGCGAAAGTGTGCTTATGGGTGAGTGTACCAATTGTGGCAGATGCGTAGATGTCTGTCAAGAAAACGCGCTCGGATTTTCAATCCGATCTCAACTAAAACAACCAAAGGATGAGGAATGAAAGCAAAAAAACTAATCGGTAGCTTGGTCGCTGCTTCACTAATCATTAGCAGTGTTTACGCTGTTAATACAGATGTGGATGAAACACAATTGGGATTACGTAAAGTCGATATTTATACCGAAGATACAGCTGTCCCAAATGGTACGAATTACAATAAAGAGGCTCCGGGTACGTCAAAACGGTTTGATCGTGCATATACCAATGCACCGCCTATGATTCCCCATGATATTGATGACCTTGGGGAAATTGATAAAAACAACAACTCGTGTCTCGGGTGTCATATGCCTGAGATTGCCAAAGACATGGGAGCGACACCGATTCCTAAGAGTCACTTTACCAGTTTTAGACCGGCAATATCGGTCGATGATGATGATAATCTCAAAGCAGAAAGCGATGATCAAATCATTAAAAAAGATCTTCATGGGCAGCTATGGCAAGGGCGCTATAACTGTTCGGCATGCCACGCTCCTCAGACAAAAGGGGATTTAAAAGTGGCAAATACCTTTAAACCTGCCTATACAGACAAAAAAGGGCAAAAACATAAAAACAAATCGTATCTCCTTGATGAACTCGACATCGGCGTCAAAGTCGGAAACGGTTTGTAAAAATGGAACACGAAGCACGTCGGGGTTTTTTCGGCGCTATTGCCTCTCTCTTTAAAGAGGAAGCGCAGTATATCGTCCGTCCCCCGTACGTGATGGAAGGTGCGACATTTAACGAATGTCTTACGTGTGAGGCAATGTGTGTAAGCGCCTGCGAGGAAAAGATTCTTGTTCGCGATACGCAAGGAGTCCCTTTTGTGGATTTTAAAATTTCGGGATGCAGCGATTGCCATAAATGTTTGGATGCCTGTACCCCGAAAGTTCTTAGCGATCCGACGAAATTTATCCAAGGACATGCTAAGATCAGGATGTCGAACTGCATGTCGCATCAAGGGAGTATTTGTTTTTCGTGCAAAGAACCTTGTTTGGAAAATGCGATAGTGTTTAAAGGGATGTTGAATCCTATAATTCTTCCTGAAAAATGTACCGGTTGCGGCTATTGTATCGGCGTATGCCCAAGCGGAGCGATAGAGGTGGTAGCGTGAAAATTTTATCTCTCGTTTTTCTTTTTTTTGTTCAAGCAATTGCAGAGCTCATAACGCCTTCTGCAATACTTAAAACGGATGGTCTGATTAGTGATATGGTGGTGAGAGAGGGTAAAATTTATGCCTCTACCGATACCGGTGTCGTTAATGTATTCGATCTCGCTTCACGACGTAAACTCTCCTCCATATCCCTTCCGAGCGTAACTAGTGGTTCAGGAAAAATATTTTTGCCCAAAATCTATTCGGTGGATCATTTTGCGGGGGCAACCGTGATGGTTACGGAGAGCGGCGAATCGTCGTTTCGAAATGTCTATATTTGGCGTGAGAATAAATTGGTGATGCTAATCGGCAAGACGAGTGGATTGCTGATCAAAAAAGTTCGATTTGTGGATGCAAATCACCTTATTTTTGGACTCTCCGGCGATGCGATTATTCTGATGGATTTGGACAAACGCAAATCTCTCTACGAAGTACAAGCAGGCGGAGGGGTATTTGGAGATATGGCACTGAGCCCTAAGCGCTCACTTTTAGCCGTAGGAGATGAGAGCGGCGAGATTGTTCAAATCGAGACACGAAGCGGAAAAGTACTCAAAACGCTCAGCGGAATCAATCTCGATGCGATTAATCGTCTCGCATACCAAAATAATACGATCATCAGCGGCGGACATGACCGACGTGTAGGTGTGTATAAAGCGCATGGGAGTTATTTCATCGAAACAAACTTTTTTGTCTACGCCGTAGGGTTGAGCCCCTCAGCCTCCATTGGAGTGTATACGGACGGAGATGAAAATGAGTTACAGATATTTGAACTGGAAACTCAAAAAAAAATCGGACGACTCAAAGGCGGAGAGACCCTTTATGATACGCTTATCTTTTTGGATGAGCATACCCTGATAGGTTCAGGCGAAGAGAATAAAATTTACTACTGGAGAATACCGTGAATATTTCAAGCATAGTGGTGCAAACCAATCCAAAGTTTACCGATGAGGTGGTCGAGATTTTCAAAGCGGCCGATTTTTGTGACTACCATTTGCACGATGAAAAAGGTCGTATTATTGTCACTATTGAAGGCGAAGGTGTCGAAGAAGAGATTGCCAAGCTGGTAAAAATTCAAGAGATGGAACACGTTATTTCAGCTGATATGTCGTTTGCTTACAGCGAAGACGAACTCAATGCGGAGCGTGATAAACTGGAAGCTGTTGGCGGTGATTTACCCGAATGGCTAAATGATGAAAATGCAACGAAACGTGATATTAAATACAATGGGGATCTCAAGGATCGTTTTTAAACGCAGGCTGATACTCCAGAGATGATCGTTCCAAGCAGCGATAGATTTCTATAGGAGGTCAAGCAAAAGAAAGGTACTGCCTGGAAAGATCACCCCGAACGGGGCGAAGAAGTTATTTCGAGATGTGAGCGGCAAGAGCAGACATTTGAGCATCGTTAAGCGATGCAACCTGCCCTTTCATGATCGCCTTTGAAGCCGCACCGTAGGTACCGTCTTTATACCCTTTGAGGGCTGTTATGATCTCTGCTGAGCTCATATCTTTAATGATTTTACTTTTGCCTAATGCCGCTTTTTCACCTGTAGCACCGTGACAAGCTGCACATTTTTTATAAAGTACCGCACCCTCTTCAGCCGCATGAGCACTCACAAAACCTAAACCGATCAATACGCCAAATAACATCAAACCTTTTTTCATATGAAACTCCTATACATGATATAAAAAATTATATAACGTATCAAAATTAATAGCTTTGATCTAAGTCAATTTTAATATCGCAATGCGACGAAATGGGATAAAAGGTCTAAATCAATTGGACGAGACGGAGATTCAACCTTCCCTAATGTCTCTGTTCCCGCACGAAAAACCTGTACGTAAAAAGGTTTCTGATATCCCATAGCTTTCAGTTTGTTTGCCATTGTTATGATCTGACGTTCATTCAAAATATCAGGATGCAATGTTGTACGTACTTCAAAATCAACACCATGTGATTGCACCGTATCCAAACACTCCCAAAACCGTTTTTCAGACCCGCCGCCGCATATTCGGCTCATTTCAGAAGCCGGTGCTTTATAATCCAAAGCGACATAATCGAGCAGATTCTCTTCAAGCAGTTCTTTGACAACATCTGGACGCATACCGTTGGTATCGAGTTTCAGTTTGAAGCCTAACGCTTTAATCGAATGACAAAAAGGGATCAGATTTGGATACGTTGTGGCTTCGCCGCCACTGAGCACTATCCCTTCCAATAATCCACGCCGAGAAGATAAAAAGTTTAACGCTTTTTGTTCACTGATCGTCCCCCATCCTAAAACAATATCGGGATTGTAGCAGTATGTGCATCGCAGATTGCATCCTGCAAACCAAAAAATGGCGGCAGGAATGTCGGGATAGTCTAGAAGCGTAAAGCAGGTGATATCATAGAGCGGATGCATGGCGTTTCGAGGATTCTTGAAAGCATATACGCTCTTTATGTTCCCCTTTTTTACCGAGATTGAAACTCTCTACCGGTCGGTGATATCCCATCACTCTCGTATAGACCATACAACGGGTACGTTTTGCGGCATTCATTTCTAAAATTTCATGAGACTTCATTGGATTTCCTTGTGTTGGGTTTGATTGAGTATCTGTTCATCGCATTTGGGGCAAAATTCATGTTCGCCGTTCATATAACCATGTACCGGACAGATCGAAAATGTCGGTGTCACCGTGATATAGGGGAGGCGAAAATTCGTAATGACATTTTTGACCATCCGTCGACACGCTTCAGGCGAACTGAGCCGCTCGCTCATGTACAGATGCAAAACGGTTCCCCCTGTATAACGGCACTGGAGTTCATCTTGAAGCGTAAGGGCTTCAAACGGATCATCGGTAAACGAGACCGGAAGCTGTGAGCTGTTCGTATAATAGATATTTTCACCCTCGCCTGCTTGCAAAATCTCGGGATAACGTTTTTTATCTTCTTTGGCAAAACGGTATGTTGTCCCCTCCGCCGGCGTCGCTTCGAGATTGTAGAGATTACCGCTCTCTTCTTGGAAAAATCGCATTCGTTCACGCAGATAATCAAGTATGTTTTGGGTCATATCGATTCCCGATATTGTCGAAATATCTTCACTGTCTCCGGTGAAATTACGAACCATCTCGTTCATTCCGTTGACGCCGATCGTCGAAAAATGGTTACGAAAATCTTTGAGATAACGGGCCGTGTAGGGATAAAGACCTCGCGCAAACATATCCTGAACAAAATGGCGTTTTTTCTCCAGTGTTGAATAGGCAATCTCCAGCAACCGATCCAATGCACGGATCAGCCCCTCATAATCATTTTTATAGAGGTATCCCAAACGCGCCATATTGATGGTCACTACTCCGATACTGCCCGTCATCTCCGCACTGCCAAAAAGTCCATTCCCCCGTTTGAGCAGTTCTCGCAAATCAAGCTGTAAACGGCAGCACATACTCCGTACGGCTCCGGGTTTATACGCATGAGGATTTTCGACGACCTCTCCTGAGTCATTTCGGATGTACTGACTCCCGATAAAGTTTTGAAAATAGCTGGAACCGATTTTTGCCGTATTTTCGAACAGGATATCGGTATTTTCACCGTACCAGTCGAAATCTTCGGTAATGTTTACCGTGGGGATCGGAAAAGTGAATGGCTGTCCTCCGTTGTCCCCTTCGGTCATTACCTCATAAAATGCTCGGTTTATGATGTTCATTTCAGCCTGAAAATCGCCATACGTCAGCTCTTTGAGAATGCGTTTCCCTCGTTCGCGAAGCCGTCGCTGATGGTGCGCCGTTTCACTGATCTCTTCAAAAAGATGATGATCGCGATACGTCGGGAACTGATCGCGTAAATCTTCGGGAACGACCCAGTCGATCGTCACATTGGTAAACGGAGATTGACCCCAGCGTGCGGGGACATTGAGATTATAAACAAACCCCCGTATCGCTTTTTTGACTT
Encoded proteins:
- a CDS encoding chaperone NapD, which codes for MNISSIVVQTNPKFTDEVVEIFKAADFCDYHLHDEKGRIIVTIEGEGVEEEIAKLVKIQEMEHVISADMSFAYSEDELNAERDKLEAVGGDLPEWLNDENATKRDIKYNGDLKDRF
- the napG gene encoding ferredoxin-type protein NapG; this encodes MKTETPNDRRRFLLSIARGIGLSAMGALVWSAYVGEVKAAPLVLRPPGALDEAEFMQKCIKCGLCVEACPYDTLILARPGDNLPTGTPYFTPRAVPCYMCTDIPCVPVCPSGALNEPSVTSYVKNKAVLEINKARMGLAVVDENSCIATWGIQCDACYRACPLLGEAITIEHSKNDRTGKHAFLKPVVHADHCTGCGLCEHACVTEIAAIHILPRALAMGKVGDHYIKGWDKADEKRLEGASNEVTKTKISEKSALDSLNDEGEL
- a CDS encoding ribonucleoside triphosphate reductase; translation: MNKIQRVIKRDGSTELYYPFKIEDAIRKAYDSVRIPVNEDVITAVLFQIVYNNIIEVEKIQDLIEEELHKSGEFEVMKSFITYRFLHKMQREHILGLGEDTTYVNSTQSVEEYIHKSDWRVNANANTGYSNAGLVNNLAGKVIANFWLDKVYAPYEGAAHRNGDIHIHDLDCLTGYCAGWSLRALLNEGFNGVRGRVESAPPRHLREALGQMANFLGILQSEWAGAQAFSSFDTYLAPYVFIDALPLTEVKKAIRGFVYNLNVPARWGQSPFTNVTIDWVVPEDLRDQFPTYRDHHLFEEISETAHHQRRLRERGKRILKELTYGDFQAEMNIINRAFYEVMTEGDNGGQPFTFPIPTVNITEDFDWYGENTDILFENTAKIGSSYFQNFIGSQYIRNDSGEVVENPHAYKPGAVRSMCCRLQLDLRELLKRGNGLFGSAEMTGSIGVVTINMARLGYLYKNDYEGLIRALDRLLEIAYSTLEKKRHFVQDMFARGLYPYTARYLKDFRNHFSTIGVNGMNEMVRNFTGDSEDISTISGIDMTQNILDYLRERMRFFQEESGNLYNLEATPAEGTTYRFAKEDKKRYPEILQAGEGENIYYTNSSQLPVSFTDDPFEALTLQDELQCRYTGGTVLHLYMSERLSSPEACRRMVKNVITNFRLPYITVTPTFSICPVHGYMNGEHEFCPKCDEQILNQTQHKEIQ
- a CDS encoding anaerobic ribonucleoside-triphosphate reductase activating protein, with protein sequence MHPLYDITCFTLLDYPDIPAAIFWFAGCNLRCTYCYNPDIVLGWGTISEQKALNFLSSRRGLLEGIVLSGGEATTYPNLIPFCHSIKALGFKLKLDTNGMRPDVVKELLEENLLDYVALDYKAPASEMSRICGGGSEKRFWECLDTVQSHGVDFEVRTTLHPDILNERQIITMANKLKAMGYQKPFYVQVFRAGTETLGKVESPSRPIDLDLLSHFVALRY
- a CDS encoding c-type cytochrome, producing MKKGLMLFGVLIGLGFVSAHAAEEGAVLYKKCAACHGATGEKAALGKSKIIKDMSSAEIITALKGYKDGTYGAASKAIMKGQVASLNDAQMSALAAHISK
- the napH gene encoding quinol dehydrogenase ferredoxin subunit NapH, with translation MKNYRYLLLRRLTQISLLVLYVGANVWGWKFLQGNLSSSSVLGTLPLSDPYAVMQIAVTGASIGMDILLGALIITIFYGIIGGRAFCSWVCPINIISDSAAWLRRALKFSEVQKRFYMSRSLRYWILALSLILSALMGVAVFELISPISMAHRGLIFGMGMGGGALIVIFLFDLLVHENGWCGYVCPLGAVHSLIGNFSLIRVWHDASKCTDCRSCVTVCPEKEVLHMINHSSESVLMGECTNCGRCVDVCQENALGFSIRSQLKQPKDEE
- a CDS encoding nitrate reductase cytochrome c-type subunit gives rise to the protein MKAKKLIGSLVAASLIISSVYAVNTDVDETQLGLRKVDIYTEDTAVPNGTNYNKEAPGTSKRFDRAYTNAPPMIPHDIDDLGEIDKNNNSCLGCHMPEIAKDMGATPIPKSHFTSFRPAISVDDDDNLKAESDDQIIKKDLHGQLWQGRYNCSACHAPQTKGDLKVANTFKPAYTDKKGQKHKNKSYLLDELDIGVKVGNGL
- the nrdD gene encoding anaerobic ribonucleoside-triphosphate reductase gives rise to the protein MKSHEILEMNAAKRTRCMVYTRVMGYHRPVESFNLGKKGEHKERICFQESSKRHASAL
- a CDS encoding 4Fe-4S binding protein produces the protein MEHEARRGFFGAIASLFKEEAQYIVRPPYVMEGATFNECLTCEAMCVSACEEKILVRDTQGVPFVDFKISGCSDCHKCLDACTPKVLSDPTKFIQGHAKIRMSNCMSHQGSICFSCKEPCLENAIVFKGMLNPIILPEKCTGCGYCIGVCPSGAIEVVA